The genomic interval CTCCAAGCAAAGACTTTCACCTTGGGGGAAACCTTCATTCTCCAAATTTGCTTCCAAAGTTTCCTGTTGGTTCTACTTAAAGAGCTTTCACCCTCCATTGTTACTGTAGAAAGATTTCTGAAACAATTGTATGCACTTCTCACATTAAAGCAACCACTCCTTTCCTTGTCCCATATTAACTTGTCCTCATGATTAGCTGCACTTAGGATTATTTTTAGGACAACATCTGTAGGATCAAGAGGTAGCATTCTTCTTACTTTTTGTACATCCCACCAGCCAGTAGAAGGGTCAATAAGCTTCTCAACTTTCTGGTCATTAGTTCTGCTTGTATCTCCCATTTGTTGCGGGTTCTTGAAACCAGGGATCCAGTAATCTTTCCATATTCTTACTGTCATCTCATTCCCAATTCTCCATCTACAGGCCTGAAGAAGCTTGTCTTTGACAGCCCATATGCCCCTCCACACATAGGAAGGTTTGTGACCAAGACTAGAACTCTAGAAGTTAGTGTTAGGGAATATATGGCCTTAAAGATTTTATGAATTAGGCTGTCTTCTTGCTGCATGATTCTCTAGCCTTGTTTTGCAAGTAATGCCTCATTGAAAAATCTCAGGTTTTTTAAGCCCAGGCCCCCATCACCCTTGGTTTCACACATCCTCTTCTAGCTGACTCaatgaattttcttctcttccttcttctgcCCCCACCAGAATTTGGTCATCATTTGTTCTAATTCATTACAAAGGGTAATAGGTAACTTGAAACAGGACATAGCATAAGTAGAAATTGCTAGTGCAACTGCCTTAATCAGAGTTTCTTTTCCCCCTTGGGATAAAAGCTTGCCCTTCCATTGCTGAAGCTTCGACCAGATTTTGTGCTTTATATCTGAAAAGacactctttttattttttccaatcaTAGGTGGAAGGCCTAGGTATTTGTCATAGTTCTGGTGTTCTTGAATGCCCCAAGAACCAAGCAATTGTTATTGTGTTGCTGATGATACATTCCTGCTAAAGACCATTGATGTCTTGTCCTGAGGCCCTCTCATAAATTTCAAGGATTCTTTGCACTTCACTACTTTCCTGGCTTGAGGCCTTGCAAAACAATATGTTGTCATTTGCAAATAGTAGATGATTCACTACTGGAGCTCCTCTACAGACTTGGATTCCCCTTATCAAGTTTCTTGAATCTGCTTAAGCCAGCAGGGAAATAAGTCCTTCGATTCCCAGCAAGAAAAGGTATGGAGACAAGGGGTCTCCTTGTCTTATCCCTTGGGTGGGATGGATTGGTCCTACAGGTTCACCATTTATGAGAATGGAAAAGGACATAGTGTTTACACACCTCATAACCAAACTGATCCATTTGCTAGCAAATCCCATCTGTTGCATAACATCCTCCAAGTAGTGCCATTCAAGTCTGtcataggctttactcatgtctaGTTTGAGGGATATGAAGCCtgttttgcctttcctttttcttctaagAAAATCAATCATCTCATAAGCTACCAAGATATTATCAGATATGGCTCTTCCAAGTACAAAAGCACTTTGGGAAATAGAAATAATCTCGGGGAGCATCAACTTCAGCCTAGTAGATAAGACCTTGGAGATCAATTTGTAAATTACATTACAGAGGCTAATAGGTCTGTATTCTGaagtaaatagttaatacacTCATTTGTAGCATTTGTTGCTTGATAGAAAATTAAACTATCAtttgcaaataataaataagtgatAGGAGGAGCAGCCGGACAAGCCCTAACTCCCTTAAGCAACCCACTACATTCAGCATGTTGAGGAAGAGTAAATAAAGTTTTAGCACATAATACAAAAAAGTAAGGAGATAATAGGTCCCCCTATTGCAAACCTTTAGATGCAACAAATGATGAAGTAGGAATCCCATTGAGTAATACCTTGTAAGTAACAGAAGTTAAGCAAGACATACCTAGCGCCACCCATTTTGAATCAAACCctaattttaacaaaacttgCTAAAGACAAACCCATTCCACTCCATTGTAGGCTTTGCTCATTTCAAGTTTGACTAACATAACAccttttttcctctccttttcttctgAATAGTATTATTAGTCTCCAAAGCAAGAAGCACATTATCAGTAATGAGTCAACCCGGTATAAAAGCATCAGGACCAATTGCTTTCAAGGGTTGTATTTGAAACAAAGCATCTCAAACCTCCTCCTGGGAATATGGTTTCAATAGATTAGCATTCATTGTTGTGGTAACCTTGGACTGCATAAAATCAAGGATGGAAGCCATAGAAGTTGAGTTAGAGGtggtaaatagatttttaaaataGGAACAAACCACTGATTCCAGCTCCTTCCACTCCTGCCAAATTCCCAAATTATCCTTCAAActagaaataaaatttctagTCTTTCGATGCGAAGCCTTTTGATGAAAAAACCTAGAGTTTTGATCTCCCGAGTTTAACCACAGTACTATAGACTGCTGTTTCCACATCAACTCTTCCCTTTCCAATAAAACATTCATATCATGCCTAAGAGAATGAATATCAGTGCTACATATAATCAGAATTTAGATCAACCATCAAACTAGACAATGCATTTCTTTTTGCTTCCAATTGAACTTGAATATTACGAAAGTGATCATACCTCCACTTTTCCAAGGCACAACGACATTGAAAAATGACTTTGGGAAAATTACCATCATCTGCAAAATTTACCCTTATACCGCATGACTTAGAAATAACTTCCTCACAACCAATTGCACCAACCCACATGATTTCAAATctgaaatgtttttttcttctccattgAACTACCACAACCCCAATAGTATCCATAAATAAACAACTATGATTAGAATAAGATTGATGCAAATTGGAATATGTCCAATTTCTCTCGAATGAGAGCCTCACCTTCACTCATATTCGACCATGTAAACTGAGACCCATCTGAAACCAACCACTTAAATTGACAAAAATCCAACATCTTACGAAAATTAGACATCTTCCACTCAGGCCTTACACGACCACCAAACTTTTTAGAACTGAGTAcaacttcattaaaatctccaaagcACAACCAAGGGCCTATATGCATAACAACCAATGATTTCAATAAAGTCCAAATATTCCTCCTCCTATAAGCATCTGGATGTTCTTACACAACCGTAATCCTCCATTGAAGACTTCGATCAACATCCATAACCTGAGCATCAAAGTAATGTTTGGAATATAAAAGAAGTTGGAGACAACAACCCACGCCAAAATAGACCAACACCCCCACTTCTACCCACATAATCAACAACCAAGAAGCCATCAAAACCCAACTTAAATTTGAGTTTCTCCATTCGAGAAGCTAGGGATTtcgtttccataaaaaaaaacaaaattgagatattttctCTAAACTACATCACAAAGAACTCGAACTTCCTGTGAGTTCCCAAGCCATAGGAGTTCCAGCTTAAAATCCTCATAGTCTTTGGCAGGGCTGAACCTTAGTCTCCGTCGAAACAACATCCACTTCAAACAAACCACAATCATTAGATCTAAGTAAGATCACCAttagaaaatatctcataaGTAGTACAAACATCAGCAAATCTTTTAGAGGGAGTCACAGACAATGCATATGTGCTGTCGTGAGTCGAGAGAAACTCTTTCCGACGCCATTGCCTCTGCTGGAGTTCAGAAGGCATACTCGGTGCCCTTGCAACCACTACGGGTTGCGTTCCTCTAGACTTAGGTGAGGAAACATTTCCagggttttctttttgcaaaGAAGCCCCATTCTCAAATGGATCAGACCCATCAATTGAGCCCAAGCCAAATGTCCCAGCCTTAGGCCCATATACAAGTTCAATATTATCCTGAAACCTAACAGATGTCGTCTCATACTTTGATAAGCTCGAATCAGACTTATAACACAATTCCTTCATCGTTGATCTTGGCCCATTTCCATGTGAAGAATATTCCATCAGTTGCTTCCCCAAGTCGTTACCAGAATGCTAAAAGCCGTCTTCGTGAAATCTAGAATTCGCCGCCTAACTCAACAATCGAGCACTAGCCAAACAATTATCAGTATTCTGAGGACCCACTAAAGTATCTTGAACATGATTTTCTTTATCCAAACTATTTTTTTGCCCAAAGCCCTCAACTAGGCACCAAAAGGGAATCCATTTTTCTCATACTAAGACGGATTAATCCCCCACAATTCACAATCCTGATCTTCATATCCCATTTTGCCACAAAAATAGTAGAAATTGGGcaatttctcatatttaaaatgaaCTCACACAGTAGTAGAATCTCCCAAAACGATTTGCTTCACTCTTGGCAACGACTTATTAATATCCAGAGACACACgaactcttgaaaaaaattccCCACCTCGGAGAATCAGTCGACAAATCAAGATCTTCAACAGtaccaatggaagacccaatcTGTTTAATAACATCTTCAATCATACCATTTAATGGTAAATCATATATCCGAATCCAAACATAAGCATAATCCATTTTAATATCAGACGATTTAAGATTTCCATCAGAAGTctaaaaaagtactaaactcttATCAAAAGTCCATAGACTATTACAAAGAACCTTATCTTTATCACCCAAAGCATGGAATTGCACCAAAAAAAGATTATCAGCCAAGTTAAAGAATCTAACACCTCGCACTGGATTCCAAACTTTACGCATCATGATTTTAAGCCTCATTGTTATAAAATTTCCTTGAACATAGATTAAAGATGAGGCAAAAATCATCAGGATTAACAGAGACATCCAAACCAGATTCTTGAACCAAAACCTTCTCATACTCAACTTCAGACAGTGAAAAACGCCTCCACTAATCAGAAAAATCATCATTCATTATAGGAGGAAATCTCCAAATGACCCTATGAAAGGATGCCCAAATGGCCGTATGAAAGGGAAATCCACTTGCAAAAAGCAAGAAATTTAGACTTTTAAGTTGCAAGTAATGGAAAGCAAACTgagagaagcaaaataaaaaaattgccaATAATTGTTTCATTAATCGCTGAGGTTCAATAATCATTTCATGCCTTCTACTACACATACtacttttattacttttatatgtatattactTTTATTAGAATACTACTTTgattatgagatttatatacttcttattttactttaagaaatgatatttgcagtcatagagTTTGCAAGCGCCACACATTTGTTTTTGAACAAAAGTGAGTAAATTTAAGAcgcatgaaaaaattaattttttaatggtaaaccccactatttttcaaaatgaatatgcGACGCTTGTACAACTtataactgtatctagcattactcttttactTCAGCCTCTTTTCGTATAAATAGGTCATGTTATTGTACATAACATTCatttagaaataatagaagtctctttcaaattttgtttttacttattCTCATCATGGCATCAGAGCCCCACGTTCCCTGTGGACTCTTTGCGTAATTTTTTCGAAATTTTCTCTGGCAAACCGTTTTCACTCGATTCTTTACAACCTTCATTGTTGCTCATTTTAAAACCAAATTTTAGAATCAAGTTCGTAAGGTACATATCATTCAATCTGTGGAAGACCCAATCCCATCCACTGTCACACGCACCGCCACGACTCACTACAACATTCCGCTCTCAACACCATAGTTAGCTACCCGTTTCTTCAAActtttaataacatattatgATAGAACAGTTGCCAGCAAGTTGAACGAGAACGTGATTGACACCAGACGAGCCCACACACACCACCCATAGAATATAACTGTTGTCCATGCGTAGAGACTTTCATGCATGACACGTGTCACCCTCCCATCATGCCATGTCAACCTTAATCCACGTCAGCCCTTGTTCATGTCAGTAGTGCCACATTAGCCCTAGTCCATGTCAGTTGTGCCATGTCAGCTCTAGTCCATGTCAATGGTTAACTATTGATCCTTGACTTTGACTGTTGACCAGAAGCTTTTTACTCAATTGTTTGCTTTGGTTTCATATTTTTCGGCTGCCTTCGCCTTGGACTTCTCTCAATGGCTCAAAGTTATTCTAATTTGGACAATATCATTTGTCTCATTGATCCTATTTTGAATGGATATAACTACAATATGTGGGCCTAAGATATGGAGGTTTTACTATGAGGGCATTGATTGTAGGGTTATGTATCTAGCAAAATCTCTCCACTTAAGCCTAATGATGGTGAGACGGAAGAAGATTTTACTTCACGTCTTGAAGATTAGGATAGTATGCACTGTAAGATACTTTCCTAGTTTATCAACACTTCAGTTCCTTCTATTCATTGTGTGCTTCCAAGGCTTGTAAATGCAAAAGTTGCTTGACATTTTCTAGCACATCCCTACAACTACACTCATGATGCTTCCTTGGAGTTCCAAATTGATACTAAAGTTTatcaaatgcataaaaaattagGTCATCTTAATTCTGATTTTTATTCTCAAGCAAATACTATTTGGGAATAACTATCTACTATAAATCCTCAACTGAAGGGCCCTCAAGAAATAGAATTGTTTGCACATATTTTGATTATCGAAAGTGTATGCATTTTGTTATGGCACTTCATGAGAATTTCGAGCCAACTTGGGCTTATCTTTGCATCACACACCTCTCCCAACTGTAAAGGCTACTGTTTCTGAGCTCATATTTGAAGAAAACTGTTGTTCTACCATGAAAACACAATCTCTAAATATAGTTGTGGCGAGTGTTTCCAAGCCTTCATCTAGCTGCTCACTTGAACAGTTGCTGTCAAGTCAGTTTTCTGCAAATACTATCAAAAGACTGGTCACTTCATCAATGAGTGCCTCAATTTACAATACCAAAATCAATGGGCTTCCACTCCATAGGCTGCCATGGTTGCTCCATTTGCATCTGCGTCTACTTCTCAGACTCCATCTCACCATTTTGCTCTGACTGTGGCTAATGCTGAGGCACTAATTCACTAGGTTTTTCTCGATCCTCTACTGTGTTGTTTGTCACCTCAGGTAAGTCTCATGGTATCTCAACATGGAACCATCTCCCAACGCTCTTGTTCCTATACTTCTCAGCAAAATGAACGTACTGaaagaaaacacaaacacaTCTTAGATATTGTACATACTCTTCTTGTCTCTGCCTCTATTCCTAAACGATTGTGGGGTGAAACTGCTCTCATAgctatatatactatcaatcaGATTCTTTCACAACTTATTCACAACAAAATaccttttgagtttttttatggtAAAATCCCTAATTACTCTTTGCTCCATGTCTTTTGATGTGCTTGTTTTGTCACTTTGCCTTCACATGAACACACTGAACTTGAACCGTTCTCGGTAATGTTGTTTTCTTGTTTATGGCATTTCACAAAACGGTTAATGTTGTTATGATTCCATCTGTAGACATCTTCATGTTTTTCGTCATGTGACATTCTTGGAACATAGGATGTTTACCAGTAtttattgtttcttttcttcactttcacgatattcacatattttttgtaacatTTTCATCAATTCCATCCATGACTTCATTGCAAAGCCGTCTAGCTCATCAGATAGTTTGGCTATGGCCCCTCCTGATATGCCTTATGAGTATGATGATCCTCCAACTACATCACATGTCCTAGAGTCCTCCCAGGTATTTGAACAAAACCACTCTAGTTGGGTAAGAGCACCTCTTGCACATCTCCAAGATTATCATTGCTTTTATGCTCTTGCTTCTCTTCATGAGCCTTGCACTTATCATGAAGCTAGTTATGATCCTCTTCGATAAAAAAAGTCATGTCAAATGAATTAGATGCACTTACCAGAACTCGTACTTGGAACTCAGTGGATTTGCCTCCTGGAAAATCTGAAGTTGGATGCAAGTGGGTATACAAAATTAAGACTCGTGTAGATGGATCAATGGAACGATACAAGGCTCACCTTGTTGCCAAGGATTTTGCCCAAGATTATCACTATTTTTATGCTCTTGTTGCTCTTCATAAGCCTTGCCCAAGATTACCACTATTTTTATGCTCTTGTTGCTCTTCATGAGCCTTGCACTTATCATGAAGCTAGCTCTAATCCTCTTTGGTAAAAAATCATGTCAGATGAATTAGATCCACTCACCAAAACTCATACTTGGAACTTAGTAGATTTGCCTCTTGAAAAAACTATGGTTGGACTCAAGTGGATATACAAAAATAAGACTTGCGCATATGGATCAGTGGAGCAATACAAGGCTTGCCTTGCTGCCAAGGGTTTTGCCCAAGAATAAATTATTGACTATAGGGAAATCTTTGCATCTGTTACACAAATTACTTTTGTTAGATCTTTGCTTGTAGTTGTTGTAGTTCATTGATAGAAATTACTTCAGATAAATGtcaagaatatttttttgaataataatcttgTTGAATAAGTATATATGCAACCTCCAACTGGCTATGGCATCCTCCTCACAAAGTCTATCACCTCTGTTGTACTCTTTATGGTTTCAATCAAGCTTTTTGTGTGTGGTTTGCCAAATCCATTTTTGTGGTCGCTTAACAAGGTTTTGCTCGTAGCTAACATGACTATGCACTGTTCTTTTGGACCACTAATGTTggtattattatcatcattctATATGTTGACTAGATGATATCACCGGGATGCCATTTTTGGGATACAAAGACTTCAAACCTTTCTGAGTTAGAATTTTGAGGAGGACTTGGCTGGACTCAACTACTTTCTTGGACTTGAGGTTACTTTTGACACATATGGTTATCACCTATCTCAATCTAAATATGCTTTTAATTTGCTTTCTCGGACTGGTTTGACTGATAGTAAGACACACCAATGTCAAGCTTCTTGCCACCGATTGTGAGCCTCTTTCTGATACTACTCTCTATAGATAGTTTGGTCGGTGGTCTTATTTATCTCATCATCACATGACCATATATTTTCTGTGCGGTACATTTGGTTAGCCAATTTATAAGTGCTCATCGATCTACCCATTATGTTGTCATTCTTCATATATTGCATTACATCAAGGGAACTCTGTTTCATGGACTTTAGTTTTCCTCACACTCATATATTTAGTTTCGGGCTTATTCTAACGCTAATTGAGCTGGAGATCCCACTGATCGTTGATCTACCACCAGTTATTGCTTCTTACTAGGAACTTCTCTAATTTCTTAGCGTAGTAGAAACAATTTGTTGTTGCTTACTCTAGTATAGAATTTGAGTATTTTGCTCTTGCTAACACTACATCTGACCTTTTATGGTTACATTATTACATTAGCTTTTGGTAGATATGGGTGCCCCTAAAATGACTTATCCTCGTATTTATTGTGACAATAGTAGTATCATATAGATAACTCATAATGATATTTTCATCATGCACATATACCTATGGTGATACATGTATGATAGTAACGATATTGAAAAATAGTGATCAAGCTAGTACTAATGTATGTTCTGTGGGACGTAATACGGTAGATTTGCTTGCACAGTTGGTGGTTGCAAATTgagtagtgataggcttactaatCATTCACAATTTATATACAactttaaatagaataatattttctattaaatttaaacccatcaaatcaaaaactaaaattaaaataaaatttaaaataatattaatttataacataGGTGTAAACAAGTTATCATAGAACAATaactttatcatttctcttagcAAATTAATTGAGTCGTGTTTAGTGAGAAAAAGGCaaaatagacatatatataaaaaatttacataattttttactatttatacaaccactatatattatattttatgtaaagagagagagaaaatatatgtagaatagaaaaattgtgtagcattgctatatatacacacacgtccGTGCTTACCTACATATTAGGTTGATGATCTTGCCTTACAATTGTAAACTACCATATTCTTTAAAGGTTGCGTAGCTTGCCAACCACGATTCTACTTTCAAATAATATTCGCCGCCATCGTCTACTACTTTCCAACTGCCTCTGATTTCTTGGTCCAAGTTTGTCAGCTTTAAAATATCAGCAAAGACCGAcacactttattattattttttaaatctatttttaataataataaaatatttatataatataatttttaaaaaaatttataaattatattatcatttcacttttatttaattaaataagatatatcatatttattataattaaataattatttattaaataattatttataatttaataataataaatatatctcatcttatttaataagataaaaataaaataaaaatatgatgtataatattattataattaataaaataatattaaatatagtcgGTACGCTTAATTtaatgtattaaatattaaatttacaaataaaagttTGTGCAGACAAGACACAGAAGAGTCCAAGTCAACGCCGTAAACAAAGCAAAAACAAGAGCAAcgaactattaaaaaaaggcGCAAAGCTTGGAAAAGGGCTTTGAAACATAACCCTTCATTTTCGATTCTCGCGCTCCAAACACATTTGAGAAAGCCAGTTAGCGAGCGcgcgagagagaagagaaaccGAAGCGAAACTGCAAAAATGTCTCTTCCAAACGAATCTCGCAAATCTCTTATCCCAAGCTTCCTCTACTCTTCTCCTTCATTATCGAAGAAAACAAGCCTGTTCGATCTTGAAACCTTGACGACGACGAGGGCGACGAATCGTCATGCACAACCGCCAATTTCATCTTCGTCGAAGAGTTTCGTTGTTCCTGCACCGAAGGAGAAGATCGAGATGTACTCGCCGGCTTTCTACGCCGCATGCACGGCCGGCGGGACCCTCAGCTGTGGCCTCACCCACACGGCCCTTACTCCTCTTGATGTCGTCAAGTGCAACATGCAGGTCATTCATCGCTagctttcatttatttttcttttcaaaatttaattatttacttatttatactAAGCATCTACTTCACTCGATGAtctttttctctgttttgtttggaagacTCATAATTTTCTATTAATAGGGTAACCTTGTaaaaatcaatcttattttttgagttattattatatttagcaTCAatcttttaaatgaatatgaGAAAGGAAGCAGATTTGCATTTTTTGTTCCCCGAGTAGATGCCAATTTGTATTTGGAATTGACGGTATGCTTTTAAGCATTCTCATTTGACTTCACCAAATTTATCTTTAACATTTAGtcaatatcactttttttttttttttttatttaaattcaatatctatattaaattatctattcactctctatataataataaaatattattaatttaataatttttttatttaatttatttttatcacattttataactctaataattaaatattaataataattatattttaattaaattaatattaaaaaaaatcatattttcaaaattatttaatgctaatgataaaaaatatttgattaaattcatctaaatttctatctaaatatcttaattacaaaccaaataatattttattttgagtgagaaactaatattttaatatttattaaattaattataattttctatctTTAGTCAATCActgtaataaaaatttaaattattttaaatttatctaatttaatataaaattttttgacatcaattatacaaattttaacgAAACTTTTATTTTGCCAAGCCGACGAGAATAGGGGTATAGCAGCTTTCAACCTTATACGCAAtgattctaaaatattttggttGGTGGGCTCGAGAGGTACGCGTTAAACTCATCAAAATGTGCAGAAAAATTGGGTCTCCCAAAACTTTGAAATGCGACCGTCTCCCCTTGAACTTTCTAAAGGCAGCGGCTGCTAAGACCCTGTCTTTATTTTTCCCTCTAGGTTAACGGGTAGATTTGCCACATTTTGAAGTCCCGGTGACGTAACTGCATCTTCCTATATTAAGGCATCTTCAACAAATGACTCAGCCAAGGATAAACATGGTCATGCAAAGCTCTCTGGACGCACAGTAGATAAATCACCTCTTAGCCACGTTATTAACAAGGAATAACTGATTGTAATTTCAAGATTATTCTAGAACCCTTTTCTGTTATTCACTGCAATGTAAATGAGAGTCTATATATACCATTACGAGTCTGTACACAGAGATATGGGGGAATGAGGATCATTAACAGAATTGGTGCAAATCATATTCTCTTCTAGACCTTCCGTCAAACACCTTTACTGCATTTAGTATGGTATCAAACTACGATTCGTTACCTATATTCGATGTCAACGTACTCTTAATATTCCAATACCGGAGCAGGAAAACATACACATGATAGCGGATCCAATTTCCAAATTAGTTGGAAAAGAGGATCCATGTGGCCGCCGATTCtgaatagttaaaaattacTACGCCTCAGTTAATTCGGTTCAAgtgtatatatagttaaaaCGAGTTAATGCTACCAATCACAACCATCACACTTTCGTTTCATTATATTAAACGTAGTACTTTGGATCATcccttatttttttgtaaagaaaaattcaataatgGATGTATAATGCCAGCTCATCATACTATGATAGAAATGGGATACGAGGGTGGTACTAGAATTTCCCTTAAGAAAATGTATACATTACGTTTGTATGCATCCTCACTTTCATTGGAAGAATTGAACcatgattattttatgaaatcttgCAGATTGACCCAGCTAAATATAAGAGCATCTCGTCTGGATTTGGCATTTTGCTCAAGGAGCAGGGAGTTAGAGGTTTCTTCAAGGGTTGGGTGCCCACTTTTCTAGGTTACAGTGCGCAGGGCGCCTGCAAATATGGACTTTACGAGTTTTTTAAGAAGTACTACTCGGACATTGCCGGGCCTGAGTATGCAACCAAGTACAAAACCTTGATCTATCTTGCTGGTTCTGCTTCTGCCGAAGTGATTGCTGATGTTGCCCTCTGCCCCATGGAGGCTGTGAAAGTTCGTGTCCAAACTCAGCCTGGGTTTGCCCGAGGTTTGTCAGACGGACTTCCCAAGTTCATCAAGACTGAAGGAGCCCTTGGGTATGGAACTTGTATTAAACACTTCAGTTTTGTTATGTGGTAACTATGTTCTCACATTTGgaactttaatttatattt from Juglans regia cultivar Chandler chromosome 2, Walnut 2.0, whole genome shotgun sequence carries:
- the LOC109000282 gene encoding mitochondrial phosphate carrier protein 3, mitochondrial-like — encoded protein: MSLPNESRKSLIPSFLYSSPSLSKKTSLFDLETLTTTRATNRHAQPPISSSSKSFVVPAPKEKIEMYSPAFYAACTAGGTLSCGLTHTALTPLDVVKCNMQIDPAKYKSISSGFGILLKEQGVRGFFKGWVPTFLGYSAQGACKYGLYEFFKKYYSDIAGPEYATKYKTLIYLAGSASAEVIADVALCPMEAVKVRVQTQPGFARGLSDGLPKFIKTEGALGLYKGLVPLWGRQIPYTMMKFASFETIVEMLYKHAIPTPKDQCSKSFQLGVSFAGGYVAGVFCAFVSHPADNLVSFLNNAKGATVGDAVKNLGLWGLFTRGLPLRIVMIGTLTGAQWMIYDGFKVFVGLPTTGGVSPAPVAATELAKV